A single genomic interval of Flavihumibacter rivuli harbors:
- a CDS encoding RagB/SusD family nutrient uptake outer membrane protein, which translates to MKKILNVILCGLTVFAMSSCNKELEETPYSFISPENVFSNEDGLKRATLGAYANFSEYPWYNTLMTFYYSECGYRYSSFGQRGTGFAAGYNNFNINNNDFLFGTQWSEYFKGIARANLVIDNASRAVSDQAVANRYIAEARLLRAFAYFTLTRWYGDLPILDKSVTSLGQEDLIFGERKPVEEVYKLIESDLKFAESNLPDQWDSPSDKGRFNAGVAKALLGKVYLTMAGKPLSKPENFEKAVAKLKEVVGTANEQKYGFQLLDDFTSVFSLANERNPELLISFGQIAAPVNNLEASIFPFFLGPDGFPGPAQTAFGFTQSFYDLFEEKDVRRDFTAVYRYKHYATGDSIVYDPTIPGYWNKTQNRIESVPRSGIAFGKFGREPYNQLPWAYGADVIHMRFSDALLCLAEALNETGQSGEALQHLNRVRTRAGATILNITDQVQLRAAIRKERLLELAGEFTTIPDIRRWGTLQEEIAAMSPNQIENKDLSPYSPKLELYPIPQREIDANPNMRQNPGY; encoded by the coding sequence ATGAAAAAGATATTAAATGTTATTCTTTGTGGGTTGACAGTTTTTGCTATGTCATCCTGTAATAAAGAACTCGAGGAAACACCCTATTCTTTCATTTCCCCGGAGAATGTATTTAGCAATGAAGACGGGTTAAAGCGCGCTACATTGGGGGCCTATGCCAATTTCTCTGAGTACCCCTGGTACAATACCCTCATGACTTTCTATTATTCAGAATGCGGTTATAGGTATTCCTCATTTGGTCAGCGGGGAACAGGTTTTGCAGCAGGCTATAATAATTTCAATATTAACAATAATGACTTCTTGTTTGGAACACAGTGGTCTGAGTACTTCAAAGGTATAGCAAGGGCTAACCTGGTCATTGATAATGCTTCAAGGGCTGTAAGTGATCAGGCAGTAGCCAACAGGTATATTGCTGAGGCAAGGTTATTAAGGGCATTTGCCTATTTTACCCTTACCAGGTGGTATGGCGACCTTCCGATCCTGGACAAATCTGTTACTTCACTCGGCCAGGAAGATTTGATATTTGGTGAAAGAAAGCCAGTAGAAGAAGTATACAAGCTTATTGAATCCGACCTGAAATTTGCGGAATCAAACCTCCCCGACCAGTGGGATTCCCCATCAGATAAGGGACGCTTCAATGCAGGTGTGGCGAAGGCGCTATTGGGTAAAGTTTACCTGACCATGGCAGGTAAACCCCTTAGCAAGCCGGAGAACTTTGAGAAAGCGGTTGCCAAATTGAAGGAAGTTGTTGGTACAGCTAATGAGCAGAAGTACGGGTTTCAATTGTTGGATGATTTTACCAGTGTGTTTTCTCTTGCCAATGAAAGAAATCCTGAACTGCTGATCTCTTTTGGCCAGATTGCTGCCCCGGTTAATAACCTTGAGGCCAGTATCTTCCCGTTTTTCCTGGGACCCGATGGTTTCCCTGGCCCAGCCCAGACTGCTTTTGGCTTTACCCAATCATTTTATGACCTTTTCGAGGAGAAGGATGTAAGAAGGGATTTTACTGCAGTGTACAGGTATAAGCACTATGCTACCGGTGATAGTATTGTATATGATCCCACTATTCCGGGCTATTGGAACAAGACCCAGAACCGGATTGAATCAGTTCCCCGTTCAGGTATCGCTTTTGGAAAGTTTGGAAGGGAGCCCTACAACCAGCTGCCCTGGGCATATGGTGCTGATGTTATCCATATGAGGTTCTCCGATGCCTTGCTTTGCCTGGCTGAGGCATTGAATGAGACTGGTCAAAGTGGTGAAGCCTTACAACATCTGAACAGGGTTCGCACTCGTGCCGGTGCCACAATACTCAATATTACCGACCAGGTGCAATTGAGGGCCGCTATCAGGAAGGAAAGATTGTTGGAGTTGGCGGGTGAGTTCACCACTATTCCTGATATCAGGAGGTGGGGTACCCTTCAGGAAGAGATCGCTGCCATGTCACCCAACCAGATCGAGAATAAGGACCTTAGTCCCTATAGCCCTAAACTGGAATTGTATCCGATTCCCCAGCGGGAAATTGATGCCAACCCTAACATGAGGCAGAACCCTGGTTATTGA
- a CDS encoding SusC/RagA family TonB-linked outer membrane protein: MFAQDLIPVNGKVVSKDNIPLSGVSVNVKNTKTGTTTDADGAFKLMVKKGQTIVVSYVGYESREYLVDGNTADLGIQLSPRTGTMSDVVVVGYGTQSRKSLSGSVAKVEAGEFKNTIVNTVDQALQGRAAGVQSIESSGEPGADAVIRIRGNNSLNGNNEPLYVIDGFIIPPYTEASSGGRNGAFRQNPLMTINPNDIASIEVLKDASATAIYGSRGANGVVLITTKSGRRGDARIEFVNKTSFGSLASPPTMMNARQYATVRNEYAAITGNLPAYDLDTLNTSTNWFDEITRNSFREEVALNVSGGTNKSAYYVSGSYLQDDGVLIASGFKRGNVRVNLNSEVNKWYTLRLQAGVTRMVNDRAMTTTLGFPQVAGPVLDALRALPTLPKSQSGTYNGSGGFPGGAFLNPYIDLTEKVDKTRTDNILFNLENIFTITNGLRLTIAGGSSFDNSKRDIFFNSRTNNGIFSNGEGSVNTASTTGYNLTGYFTYDNLFSGKHRFNAVLGGEYTGTVLELVTTRASDFGIQTLENYNLGIGRSQGVGTYREDRTIMSGFTRINYGFDDRYNLNVSLRADGASPFAANKKWGFFPAVGASWNVSNESFMQGVNFVDNLKLRASYGITGSQAISPYQSLSRYNTAFFQYGSGNGYSTILRPTSLGNADLTWEETKQFNIGVDFSVVKNRISASFDYYQKLTNGLLQSRSIPSQSGFRSVLGNDGEMLNKGIELSLKGVIIEKKDMYLGTTFILSRNYNEIKSFGLNNADRFFTLGGNGLAGVSHILRPGERVGNFYGYMVERLVQPSDFNIGVPNYPFPGGAASQVPGSWKYVDLNKDGIINSADRTVLGNGVPDFTFGWTTDFTYKRWGINMFFNGAVGYDILNVTGFYLNSGFINYQGIYFNQTEEWYNKRWTTNNQHNDVRYPSLHTATNGLPVGDVTSALVEKGDFIRLKSLTINYTFPSVKGFKDLRLFATGTNLLTITKYSGFDPEVSSYGQSLAQPGIDFGAYPRNISVTFGVSCAF; encoded by the coding sequence ATGTTTGCACAAGACCTGATTCCAGTTAACGGGAAAGTAGTTTCGAAGGACAACATCCCGCTCTCTGGTGTTTCCGTTAATGTTAAGAATACCAAGACAGGTACTACAACAGATGCTGATGGGGCATTCAAGTTGATGGTAAAGAAAGGACAGACAATCGTTGTCTCTTATGTTGGCTATGAATCAAGGGAATACCTCGTGGATGGTAATACTGCTGATTTAGGAATTCAATTGTCGCCAAGGACGGGAACGATGTCGGATGTGGTAGTAGTAGGTTACGGAACCCAGAGCAGGAAATCTCTTTCTGGATCTGTAGCTAAAGTTGAGGCGGGTGAATTCAAGAATACGATCGTGAACACTGTTGACCAGGCTTTACAGGGCAGGGCTGCTGGTGTTCAATCCATTGAATCATCAGGGGAGCCTGGCGCCGATGCCGTTATACGTATACGTGGTAACAACTCCCTTAACGGGAATAATGAGCCGCTATATGTTATTGATGGATTTATCATTCCGCCTTATACCGAAGCTTCTTCAGGCGGCAGGAATGGGGCATTCCGTCAAAACCCCTTAATGACCATCAACCCGAATGATATCGCCAGTATCGAGGTGTTGAAGGATGCCTCTGCAACCGCCATCTATGGCTCAAGGGGAGCCAATGGTGTTGTGTTGATCACTACAAAATCAGGTAGGAGGGGCGATGCCAGGATCGAGTTTGTCAATAAAACATCATTTGGTTCCCTGGCGTCACCACCAACAATGATGAATGCCCGGCAATACGCTACAGTTCGGAATGAATATGCTGCAATTACAGGCAATCTGCCTGCCTATGATCTGGATACGCTTAATACTTCTACCAATTGGTTTGATGAGATTACGCGTAATTCTTTCCGTGAGGAAGTTGCCTTGAATGTATCAGGCGGTACAAATAAAAGTGCCTATTATGTTTCCGGTAGTTACCTCCAGGATGACGGTGTGCTGATCGCATCTGGTTTTAAAAGGGGTAACGTAAGGGTAAATTTAAATTCAGAAGTCAATAAATGGTATACGTTGAGGCTGCAGGCGGGTGTTACCAGGATGGTCAATGATAGGGCGATGACCACAACATTGGGCTTCCCCCAGGTTGCAGGTCCAGTACTAGATGCCTTGCGTGCGCTGCCAACCCTTCCCAAAAGTCAGTCGGGTACTTACAATGGTTCAGGAGGATTTCCTGGTGGGGCATTCCTTAACCCATACATTGACCTGACAGAAAAGGTGGATAAGACCAGGACCGATAATATCCTTTTTAATTTGGAGAATATTTTCACCATTACCAATGGCCTTCGTTTGACTATTGCGGGCGGATCCAGCTTTGATAATTCAAAACGCGATATCTTCTTCAATTCTAGAACCAATAATGGTATTTTCTCCAACGGTGAAGGAAGTGTGAATACAGCTTCAACAACCGGGTACAACCTTACTGGATATTTTACCTATGATAATTTATTCAGTGGCAAGCACCGTTTCAATGCAGTCCTTGGTGGTGAGTATACTGGTACTGTATTGGAGCTTGTTACCACTAGGGCTTCTGATTTTGGTATACAGACACTGGAGAACTACAATCTGGGGATCGGCAGGAGCCAGGGTGTCGGTACATATAGGGAAGACAGGACGATCATGTCTGGCTTTACAAGGATCAATTATGGATTTGATGACAGGTATAACCTGAATGTTTCCCTTAGGGCGGACGGGGCTTCTCCCTTTGCCGCTAACAAGAAATGGGGCTTTTTCCCTGCCGTTGGTGCATCCTGGAACGTTTCCAATGAATCCTTTATGCAGGGAGTGAATTTTGTAGATAATTTAAAGTTAAGAGCGTCATACGGTATTACCGGTAGCCAGGCCATATCCCCTTACCAATCGCTTTCCCGTTATAACACTGCATTTTTCCAGTATGGATCAGGCAATGGATATTCCACCATATTGCGACCAACCTCATTGGGAAATGCTGACCTTACCTGGGAAGAGACGAAGCAATTCAATATAGGTGTTGATTTCTCCGTAGTTAAGAACAGGATTTCTGCCAGCTTCGATTATTACCAAAAGCTCACGAATGGATTATTACAATCACGTTCAATTCCATCCCAGTCAGGTTTCAGGTCAGTACTGGGTAATGACGGGGAGATGTTGAACAAAGGAATTGAGTTGAGTTTGAAAGGAGTGATCATTGAGAAGAAGGACATGTACCTAGGTACCACATTTATCCTGTCAAGGAATTACAATGAGATCAAATCTTTCGGATTGAATAATGCTGACAGGTTCTTTACACTTGGAGGAAATGGCTTGGCGGGTGTATCGCATATCCTTCGTCCAGGTGAAAGAGTCGGGAATTTCTATGGTTATATGGTGGAAAGATTGGTTCAACCATCTGATTTTAACATCGGTGTTCCCAACTATCCTTTCCCTGGTGGAGCGGCATCACAAGTGCCCGGTTCATGGAAATATGTTGACCTGAATAAGGATGGTATCATTAATTCCGCAGACCGGACTGTCCTAGGTAACGGCGTTCCTGATTTTACATTCGGTTGGACAACAGATTTTACTTATAAGCGTTGGGGTATCAACATGTTCTTCAATGGAGCGGTCGGCTACGATATCTTGAATGTTACCGGTTTTTACCTTAATTCAGGATTCATTAATTACCAGGGCATCTATTTCAACCAGACAGAAGAATGGTACAACAAAAGGTGGACAACCAATAACCAGCATAATGATGTGCGCTATCCATCATTACATACAGCCACTAATGGATTACCCGTTGGTGATGTTACATCGGCCCTGGTTGAAAAGGGTGATTTCATCCGCCTGAAGTCCCTGACCATCAATTATACCTTCCCATCGGTAAAAGGATTCAAGGACCTGAGGTTGTTTGCAACCGGGACAAACTTGCTGACCATTACTAAGTATTCTGGTTTCGATCCTGAAGTGAGTTCGTATGGTCAATCGTTGGCCCAGCCGGGTATTGACTTTGGTGCTTACCCCAGGAATATCAGTGTGACTTTTGGTGTAAGCTGTGCATTTTAA
- a CDS encoding arabinose isomerase has product MKQTAIKVGLFGIGLDAYWPQFDGLEERLKGYMSVVEKRLLSFGADVVNVGLVDNVDKAFEAGSIFRKQDVDLIFLYVTTYALSSTVLPVVRRAGVPVVVMNITPERAIDYKSFNSLGDRRKMTGEWLAHCSSCPVPEIANVFSRSRIPFFQVTGLLAEDDMVWAEVKEWIEAGRVAAVMRNNRMGLMGNYYCGMLDIYTNLTLQCAVFGGHMEIVEVDELSSIRKEVTPDELEKEVNRFHEIFDVQPDCSKEELYRAARTSVALHKLVDKYKLGSMAYYHKGEGNIDNEDTMSSVILGNSILTGSGVPVAGEYEVKNAQAMKIMDSFGVGGSFTEYYAVDYTDDVVLMGHDGPGHIAIAQGKTKVRPLQVYHGKVGKGLSVEMSVQHGPVTLLSVVETAEGKIIFLVAEGESVPGPILEIGNTNSRYRFSIGARKFMEEWNARGPAHHCAIGTGHISSKIRKLGSLLGIDTIQVC; this is encoded by the coding sequence ATGAAGCAAACAGCAATAAAAGTCGGTTTATTTGGTATTGGTCTCGACGCTTACTGGCCTCAGTTTGATGGTCTTGAAGAGCGTTTGAAAGGTTACATGTCTGTAGTAGAGAAAAGATTATTGTCATTTGGTGCCGATGTGGTGAATGTTGGGCTTGTTGATAATGTAGACAAGGCTTTTGAGGCGGGCAGTATTTTCAGGAAGCAGGATGTCGACCTGATTTTCCTCTATGTTACCACCTATGCATTATCGTCAACCGTATTGCCAGTTGTCAGGCGTGCCGGTGTTCCGGTAGTTGTGATGAATATCACCCCTGAGCGGGCCATAGATTATAAAAGCTTCAACAGTTTGGGTGACAGGCGAAAAATGACTGGGGAATGGTTGGCACATTGTTCCTCCTGCCCTGTTCCGGAAATTGCCAATGTGTTTTCAAGGAGCAGGATCCCATTTTTCCAGGTGACAGGCCTTTTGGCAGAAGATGATATGGTTTGGGCAGAAGTGAAAGAATGGATAGAAGCTGGTAGGGTGGCTGCGGTCATGCGCAATAACCGGATGGGCTTGATGGGTAATTATTATTGTGGGATGTTGGATATTTATACGAACCTGACTTTGCAGTGCGCTGTATTCGGCGGACATATGGAGATAGTGGAGGTTGATGAATTGAGCAGCATCAGGAAGGAAGTTACCCCAGATGAATTGGAGAAGGAGGTGAACAGGTTCCATGAGATTTTTGATGTTCAGCCAGATTGTTCCAAAGAGGAACTGTATAGGGCTGCAAGGACATCCGTGGCTTTGCATAAGCTGGTGGATAAGTATAAGCTGGGATCAATGGCCTATTATCATAAAGGGGAAGGAAATATTGATAATGAAGATACCATGAGCTCTGTGATCCTTGGTAACTCCATCCTTACAGGTAGTGGCGTTCCGGTTGCGGGAGAATACGAGGTAAAGAATGCCCAGGCCATGAAGATCATGGATTCCTTTGGTGTTGGGGGTTCATTTACCGAATACTATGCAGTTGATTACACCGATGATGTGGTACTGATGGGGCATGATGGTCCCGGTCATATTGCCATTGCCCAGGGCAAAACAAAAGTCCGGCCACTGCAGGTTTATCATGGAAAAGTAGGAAAGGGACTATCAGTAGAGATGTCTGTTCAACACGGTCCTGTTACCTTGCTTTCTGTTGTTGAGACGGCTGAAGGAAAGATCATATTCTTAGTAGCAGAAGGCGAATCTGTTCCTGGCCCCATTCTTGAAATCGGCAACACCAATAGTCGCTACAGGTTTTCAATTGGAGCAAGAAAGTTTATGGAGGAATGGAATGCCAGGGGGCCTGCACATCATTGTGCAATTGGAACAGGGCACATTTCAAGTAAGATCAGGAAATTGGGGAGTTTATTGGGGATCGATACCATACAGGTGTGTTAG
- a CDS encoding phytanoyl-CoA dioxygenase family protein has translation MNTSLSNEQIQSYRKNGFLVVEDFLNPEELETWRNAVMEAVAERNGIKIPGKNIQTGKEDGINEDAEYFGNVFDQLVNLWQTNDKVRQLMLDERIGKMAAQLAQVDGIRIWHDQALIKKPWANPTAWHLDTPYWSFDHREALSIWIALDDATLENGCLFFIPGSHTRTDFKDPGITKNMNAVFLQYPEFLKSPSVAAPMKAGSCSFHNGLCIHGAHANMTPGYRRAMTCAFMPDKSRFNGKPNILSDEYLSGLHIGDLLDNDAQNPLIYQKSTVKSSL, from the coding sequence ATGAATACTTCATTGTCAAATGAACAAATACAATCCTACCGTAAAAACGGATTCCTGGTGGTAGAAGATTTTCTTAATCCGGAAGAGCTGGAGACCTGGAGGAATGCTGTAATGGAAGCGGTAGCCGAAAGGAACGGAATAAAGATCCCCGGAAAAAATATACAGACAGGAAAGGAGGATGGCATAAATGAAGATGCCGAATATTTTGGGAATGTATTTGACCAGTTGGTCAATCTATGGCAAACGAATGATAAGGTCAGGCAATTGATGCTCGATGAAAGGATCGGTAAGATGGCCGCCCAACTCGCCCAGGTTGATGGGATCAGGATCTGGCATGACCAGGCATTGATTAAAAAACCCTGGGCAAATCCAACTGCGTGGCATCTGGATACACCCTACTGGAGTTTTGATCACAGGGAAGCCCTTAGTATCTGGATAGCATTAGATGATGCTACATTGGAGAATGGTTGCCTGTTCTTTATTCCAGGGTCGCATACGCGAACAGATTTCAAGGATCCCGGCATCACAAAGAACATGAACGCGGTATTCCTTCAATACCCTGAATTTTTGAAGAGCCCTTCAGTGGCGGCCCCCATGAAAGCAGGGAGTTGTTCCTTCCATAATGGTTTGTGTATCCATGGCGCCCATGCCAATATGACTCCTGGTTATAGAAGGGCTATGACCTGTGCTTTCATGCCGGACAAGAGCAGGTTCAATGGCAAGCCAAATATCCTGAGTGATGAATACTTGTCCGGCTTACATATTGGCGACCTGCTGGATAATGATGCACAGAACCCCTTGATCTATCAAAAGAGTACAGTGAAATCATCCTTATGA
- the rhaT gene encoding L-rhamnose/proton symporter RhaT: MQAILGVLFHFIGGFASGSFYVPFKKVRNWSWESYWIVGGLFSWLIVPPLAAAFTLPGFSSIISSTPSDTLGWTFMFGILWGIGGLTYGLGVRYLGMSLGNSVVLGFCSVFGALVPSVYYHFFPAPGKTTFGELLTTTWGQIILLGVLLCLLGIYLCGKAGMIKEKEITANGDGPKSDEFNLTKGLVVATVSGVLSACFNFGIEAGKPMADAAVAAGKNPLFQNNVTYVVLLWGGLTTNLLWCLFLNTKNKSFGDYVNGKSPLGRNYFFSALAGTVWFLQFFFYGMGESKLGNGASSWILHMAFIILIANLWGIWLKEWEGVSKKARWTVIAGISSIILSVLVVGYGSSLKPD; the protein is encoded by the coding sequence ATGCAAGCCATACTAGGAGTATTGTTTCATTTTATCGGGGGTTTTGCGTCCGGAAGTTTTTACGTTCCTTTCAAGAAGGTGAGGAATTGGTCCTGGGAAAGTTATTGGATCGTTGGTGGTTTATTTTCCTGGTTGATCGTTCCTCCACTGGCTGCGGCCTTTACATTACCCGGATTTAGTTCCATCATCAGTTCAACACCATCGGATACCCTGGGTTGGACTTTCATGTTTGGGATTTTGTGGGGAATAGGAGGATTGACCTATGGACTGGGTGTCCGATACCTGGGTATGTCCCTTGGAAACTCCGTTGTACTGGGATTCTGTTCTGTATTTGGAGCCCTGGTTCCTTCCGTATATTATCATTTTTTCCCTGCACCCGGAAAAACCACATTTGGGGAACTGCTCACCACTACCTGGGGTCAGATCATTTTATTAGGGGTGCTGCTCTGCCTGCTCGGTATTTACCTGTGTGGAAAGGCAGGAATGATCAAGGAAAAGGAAATCACCGCAAATGGTGATGGACCAAAGTCCGACGAATTTAACCTTACCAAAGGACTTGTTGTTGCAACCGTTTCCGGTGTCCTCAGCGCTTGTTTCAATTTCGGTATTGAGGCCGGTAAACCCATGGCTGATGCCGCTGTTGCAGCAGGAAAGAATCCGCTTTTTCAGAACAATGTCACTTATGTGGTATTGCTATGGGGAGGGCTGACCACAAATTTGCTGTGGTGTCTTTTCCTGAATACCAAGAATAAAAGCTTTGGTGATTATGTAAATGGAAAGAGCCCATTAGGTAGGAACTATTTCTTTTCCGCATTGGCCGGTACGGTCTGGTTCCTGCAATTCTTTTTCTATGGAATGGGGGAAAGTAAACTGGGAAATGGCGCCAGTTCATGGATCCTCCATATGGCATTTATCATCCTGATCGCCAACCTTTGGGGGATCTGGTTGAAGGAATGGGAAGGGGTTAGTAAGAAAGCAAGATGGACAGTTATAGCCGGTATATCTTCTATTATCCTCTCAGTATTGGTGGTAGGATATGGCTCCTCTTTAAAGCCAGATTAA
- a CDS encoding alpha-L-fucosidase gives MRVTFFLFVSFSMVLTALSQPYKPEWNSLDSRNIPAWFSNAKFGIFIHWGVYSVPAYRPIEKGLYASYAEWYYAKVYANEKNGGKEFHEKNYGKDFEYRQFAPLFRAELWDPQQWARLFKSSGAKYVVLTSKHHDGYCLWPTKSPYKKNWNAMAVGPKRDIVGELTEAVRKEGMKMGLYYSIIEWESSKTHRSETGYYVPLNLVEKYQIPREDYVDKHLIPQLKELVVNYTPSLIFSDGGEWDESEEYLKTKEFLAWLYNESPVKNEVVVNDRFAKGMPGKHGDYFSSEYKDASIDFNHPWEESRGIGASYGLNRAENIEHYSTSKQLITELVDIVSRGGNLLLNVGPAADGTLPVIMQERLLEIGNWLKVNGESIYDTRKTDLFGSTNNPVPVYFTGKGSSVYAIFTEWPEQELKFSLKPGVKVKSLSFVGTASPVTWKVQGNELLIKLPSLTINHLPCRDAWALRIEVSIE, from the coding sequence ATGAGGGTTACTTTCTTTTTGTTCGTTTCATTCTCAATGGTTCTAACTGCCCTTTCACAGCCGTATAAACCTGAGTGGAATTCCCTGGATAGCCGTAATATACCTGCATGGTTCAGCAATGCCAAGTTTGGGATATTCATTCATTGGGGTGTATATTCCGTACCGGCCTACCGGCCAATTGAAAAGGGGCTTTACGCCTCTTATGCCGAATGGTATTATGCCAAGGTCTATGCCAATGAAAAGAATGGTGGTAAGGAATTTCATGAGAAGAATTATGGGAAGGATTTTGAGTATCGCCAATTTGCCCCCTTGTTCCGGGCTGAGCTTTGGGATCCGCAACAATGGGCCAGACTGTTTAAATCATCAGGTGCCAAATATGTTGTTTTAACATCCAAGCATCATGATGGGTATTGTTTATGGCCAACCAAAAGCCCCTATAAGAAGAATTGGAACGCCATGGCGGTAGGCCCGAAAAGGGATATTGTAGGTGAATTAACAGAAGCAGTCAGGAAGGAAGGTATGAAGATGGGCTTATACTATTCCATTATTGAGTGGGAAAGTTCGAAGACCCATCGGTCAGAGACTGGATATTATGTGCCCTTAAACCTTGTGGAGAAGTACCAGATACCCAGGGAAGATTATGTTGATAAACATTTGATTCCACAATTGAAGGAGTTGGTGGTTAATTATACTCCCTCCCTCATTTTCTCTGATGGGGGCGAATGGGATGAGTCCGAGGAATACCTGAAAACAAAAGAGTTTCTCGCCTGGTTGTACAACGAATCACCGGTAAAAAATGAAGTGGTTGTGAATGACAGGTTTGCAAAGGGAATGCCCGGAAAGCATGGCGATTATTTTTCCAGTGAATACAAGGATGCCTCTATTGATTTTAACCATCCCTGGGAAGAAAGTCGGGGTATCGGGGCATCGTATGGCTTGAACAGGGCAGAGAACATTGAGCACTACAGTACTTCAAAACAGTTGATCACCGAACTGGTGGATATTGTCAGCAGGGGCGGAAACCTGCTGTTGAATGTTGGGCCAGCCGCAGATGGAACCCTGCCTGTAATTATGCAGGAAAGGCTACTGGAGATCGGAAATTGGTTGAAAGTAAATGGCGAGTCCATATATGATACCCGGAAAACCGATTTGTTTGGTTCAACGAATAATCCTGTTCCAGTATATTTTACGGGGAAAGGCAGTTCAGTTTATGCCATCTTTACGGAGTGGCCTGAGCAGGAATTAAAATTTTCCCTTAAGCCTGGTGTAAAGGTTAAGTCGCTTTCTTTTGTGGGGACTGCATCACCTGTGACTTGGAAGGTCCAGGGGAATGAACTGTTGATTAAGCTTCCGTCCCTCACCATCAACCATTTGCCTTGCAGGGATGCCTGGGCTTTGAGGATTGAAGTCTCTATAGAGTAG